The following proteins are encoded in a genomic region of Nomascus leucogenys isolate Asia chromosome 17, Asia_NLE_v1, whole genome shotgun sequence:
- the NACAD gene encoding NAC-alpha domain-containing protein 1: protein MPGEAARAELLLPEADRPGPRTDLSCDAAAATTILGGDRREPCAVTPGPSHLALTFLPSKPGARPQPEGASWDAGPGGAPSAWADPGEGGLSPMLLPEGLTSQALSTEAPLPATLEPRIVMGEETCQALLSPRAARTALRDREGGHTSPDPPPELCSQGDLSVPSPPPDPDSFFTPPSTPTKTTYALLPGCGPHGDAGDSEAELRDELLDSPPASPSGSYITADGDSWASSPSCSLSLLAPAEGLDFPSGWGLSPQGSMADERELHPAGTPEPPSSESSLSADSSSSWGQEGHFFDLDFLANDPMIPAALLPFQGSLIFQVEAVEVTPLSPEEEEEEAVADPDPGGDLAGEGEEDSTSASFLQSLSDLSITEGMDEAFAFRDDTSAASSDSDSASYAEADDERLYSREPHAQATLLQDSVQKTEEESGGGAKGLQAQEGTVSWALEDAPQTLDSGAYLSQRQESISEVTEEGLALGQESTATVTPHTLQVAPGLQVEAATRVTPQAGEEEADSTAGQASAATAMPQPSQEGISEILGQESVTAEKLPTAQEETSLTLCPDSPQNLKEEGGLDLPSGRKPVAAATLVPQQAEEGLTLPQDPALTPPLPLQDTDLSSAPKPVAAASLVPQQAEEGLTLPQDPAVTPPLPLQDTDLSSTLKPVAAATLVPQQAEEGLTLPQDPAVTPPLPLQDTDLSSAPKPVAAATLVPQQAEEGLTLPQDPAVTPPLPLQDTDLSSAPKPVAAATLVPQQAEEGLTLPQDPAVTPPLPLQDTDLSSAPKPVAAATLVPQQAEEGLTLPQDPAVTPPLPLQDTDLSSAPKPVAAATLVPQQAEEGLTLPQDPAVTPPLPLQDTDLSSAPKPVAAATLVPQQAEEGLTLPQDPSVTPPLSLQDTDLSSAPKPVAAATLVPQQAEEGLTLPQDPADSAMTAPLPLQDTGPTSGPEPLAVATHQTLQAEAGCAPGTEPVATMAQQEVGAALGPRPAPEKNAALPRVPEPAALDQVQQDDPQPAAEAGTPWATQEDADSTLGMEALGLPEPASGAGEEVAEALSRPGWEACLEARAHTGDGAKPDSPQKESLEVENQHGGGLKPLAQEHGPRSALGGAGEVPEAPPATCPEVSQARLLSPAREERGPSGKSTPEPTLPSAVATDASLDSCPESSVGAVSRLDRGCPDAPAPTSAPTSQQPEPVLGLGSVEQPHEAPSVLGTPLLQPPENLAKGQPSVPADRPLGPDPSAPGTLAGAALPPLEPPAPCLCQDPQEDSVEDEEPPGSLGLPPPQAGAQPATAAVSGTTQPLGTGPQISLSPHSPILSPKVASMDAKDLALQISPPCQVPPPSGPQSPAGPQGLSAPEQQEDEDSLEEDSPRALGSGQHSDSHGESSAELDEQDILAPQTAQCPAQAPAGGSEETIAKAKQSRSEKKARKAMSKLGLRQIQGVTRITIQKSKNILFVIAKPDVFKSPASDTYVVFGEAKIEDLSQQVHKAAAEKFKVPSEPSALVPESAPRPRVRLECKEEEEEEEEEVDEAGLELRDIELVMAQANVSRAKAVRALRDNHSDIVNAIMELTM, encoded by the exons ATGCCTGGGGAGGCTGCCCGCGCCGAGCTGCTGCTGCCCGAGGCGGACCGACCCGGGCCCCGCACAG ATCTGTCCTGCGATGCGGCTGCTGCCACCACCATCCTGGGAGGTGACCGGCGGGAGCCCTGTGCTGTGACACCAGGGCCCAGCCACCTGGCCCTCACGTTCCTGCCCAGCAAGCCGGGTGCCCGGCCCCAGCCCGAGGGAgccagctgggatgcagggcctGGTGGGGCACCCTCGGCCTGGGCAGACCCAGGGGAGGGCGGCCTGAGCCCCATGCTCCTCCCTGAGGGCCTGACTTCCCAGGCACTGTCCACCGAGGCTCCTCTCCCGGCCACCCTGGAGCCCCGGATTGTGATGGGAGAGGAGACGTGCCAGGCCCTCCTGTCACCCAGGGCTGCCCGGACAGCGCTCAGGGACCGGGAAGGTGGGCACACAAGCCCAGACCCACCCCCCGAGCTGTGTTCTCAGGGTGATCTTTCTGTGCCTTCCCCTCCTCCAGACCCTGATTCCTTCTTCAcgcctccctccacccccaccaagACCACCTATGCCCTGCTTCCCGGCTGTGGGCCCCACGGGGACGCCGGGGACTCAGAGGCTGAGCTGCGGGATGAGCTGCTGGACTCGCCCCCCGCCTCGCCCTCAGGCTCCTACATTACGGCCGATGGGGACAGCTGGGCCTCTTCACCCTCCTGTTCCCTCAGCCTGCTGGCTCCGGCTGAAGGGCTGGACTTCCCCTCAGGCTGGGGCCTGTCCCCGCAGGGGTCCATGGCGGATGAACGAGAGCTGCATCCTGCCGGGACCCCAGAGCCCCCATCCTCTGAGTCCAGCCTCTCTGCAGACAGCAGCTCCTCCTGGGGCCAGGAGGGCCACTTCTTCGACCTGGACTTCCTGGCCAATGACCCGATGATCCCCGCAGCCCTCCTACCCTTCCAGGGCAGCCTCATCTTCCAGGTGGAGGCAGTGGAGGTGACACCGCTATCcccagaggaagaagaagaagaggctgTGGCAGATCCCGACCCAGGTGGGGACCTGgctggggagggtgaggaggacaGCACGTCCGCCTCCTTCCTGCAGTCGCTGTCTGACCTGTCCATCACGGAGGGCATGGATGAGGCTTTTGCCTTCCGGGACGACACCTCTGCAGCCTCCTCTGATTCAGACTCAGCCTCCTACGCAGAGGCAGATGATGAGAGGCTGTACAGCAGGGAGCCCCATGCCCAGGCCACCCTGCTCCAGGACAGTGTCCAGAAGACAGAGGAGGAGAGCGGAGGTGGGGCCAAGGGGCTGCAGGCTCAAGAAGGGACTGTGTCCTGGGCCCTGGAGGATGCTCCTCAGACCTTAGACAGCGGGGCCTATCTCTCCCAGAGACAGGAATCGATCTCAGAAGTAACAGAAGAGGGCcttgctttaggccaggagtccACTGCCACTGTGACCCCTCACACTCTGCAGGTAGCCCCAGGCCTCCAGGTGGAGGCGGCTACCAGGGTGACCCCACAGGCTGGGGAGGAAGAAGCAGACTCCACCGCTGGACAAGCATCTGCTGCCACGGCAATGCCTCAGCCCTCCCAGGAGGGCATCAGCGAGATCTTAGGCCAAGAGTCTGTCACTGCAGAAAAACTTCCAACTGCACAGGAAGAAACAAGCCTCACACTGTGTCCAGACTCTCCTCAGAACTTGAAGGAAGAAGGAGGGCTGGACCTCCCCTCTGGCCGAAAGCCTGTAGCTGCAGCCACGCTTGTGCCCCAGCAGGCTGAAGAGGGCCTCACCTTACCCCAGGACCCCGCTTTGACACCACCTCTGCCCCTACAAGACACAGATCTCTCGTCAGCCCCAAAGCCTGTGGCTGCAGCCTCGCTTGTGCCCCAGCAGGCTGAAGAGGGCCTCACCTTACCCCAGGACCCCGCTGTGACACCACCTCTGCCCCTACAAGACACAGATCTCTCGTCAACCCTAAAGCCTGTTGCTGCAGCCACGCTTGTGCCCCAGCAGGCTGAAGAGGGCCTCACCTTACCCCAGGACCCCGCTGTGACACCACCTCTGCCCCTACAAGACACAGATCTCTCGTCAGCCCCAAAGCCTGTGGCTGCAGCCACGCTTGTGCCCCAGCAGGCTGAAGAGGGCCTCACCTTACCCCAGGACCCCGCTGTGACACCACCTCTGCCCCTACAAGACACAGATCTCTCGTCAGCCCCAAAGCCTGTGGCTGCAGCCACGCTTGTGCCCCAGCAGGCTGAAGAGGGCCTCACCTTACCCCAGGACCCCGCTGTGACACCACCTCTGCCCCTACAAGACACAGATCTCTCGTCAGCCCCAAAGCCTGTGGCTGCAGCCACGCTTGTGCCCCAGCAGGCTGAAGAGGGCCTCACCTTACCCCAGGACCCCGCTGTGACACCACCTCTGCCCCTACAAGACACAGATCTCTCGTCAGCCCCAAAGCCTGTGGCTGCAGCCACGCTTGTGCCCCAGCAGGCTGAAGAGGGCCTCACCTTACCCCAGGACCCCGCTGTGACACCACCTCTGCCCCTACAAGACACAGATCTCTCGTCAGCCCCAAAGCCTGTGGCTGCAGCCACGCTTGTGCCCCAGCAGGCTGAAGAGGGCCTCACCTTACCCCAGGACCCCTCTGTGACACCACCTCTGTCCCTACAAGACACAGATCTCTCGTCAGCCCCAAAGCCTGTGGCTGCAGCCACGCTTGTGCCCCAGCAGGCTGAAGAGGGCCTCACCTTACCCCAGGACCCCGCT GACTCCGCTATGACAGCACCTCTGCCTCTGCAAGACACAGGCCCCACCTCAGGTCCAGAGCCTCTGGCTGTGGCCACCCATCAGACCTTGCAGGCAGAAGCAGGCTGTGCCCCAGGGACAGAGCCTGTGGCCACCATGGCTCAGCAGGAAGTAGGTGCGGCCTTAGGCCCCAGGCCAGCGCCTGAGAAGAATGCAGCCCTCCCTAGAGTCCCGGAGCCTGCAGCCTTGGACCAGGTCCAACAGGATGACCCACAGCCAGCTGCAGAAGCTGGGACACCTTGGGCCACACAGGAAGATGCGGATTCCACTTTGGGCATGGAGGCCCTCGGTCTCCCTGAGCCTGCCTCTGGTGCTGGGGAGGAAGTAGCAGAAGCCCTTTCTAGGCCTGGATGGGAAGCATGTCTGGAAGCACGAGCACACACAGGTGATGGGGCTAAGCCTGACTCGCCCCAAAAGGAGAGTCTGGAGGTTGAGAATCAGCATGGAGGAGGCCTGAAGCCACTGGCACAGGAACATGGACCCAGGTCAGCACTTGGAGGTGCAGGGGAGGTCCCCGAGGCACCTCCTGCTACCTGTCCTGAGGTCAGCCAGGCCCGACTCCTGAGCCCAGCCAGGGAGGAAAGAGGCCCGAGTGGCAAGTCCACCCCGGAGCCCACACTTCCCTCAGCTGTGGCCACAGATGCCAGTCTGGACTCCTGCCCAGAGTCTTCAGTAGGGGCTGTGTCCAGGCTGGACAGAGGCTGCCCTGATGCACCTGCCCCCACCTCTGCACCAACCTCCCAGCAGCCGGAGCCTGTGCTGGGTCTGGGCAGTGTTGAGCAACCCCACGAAGCACCCAGTGTCCTTGGCACCCCCTTGCTGCAGCCCCCAGAAAACCTTGCCAAGGGTCAGCCCAGTGTGCCCGCAGACAGGCCCCTGGGCCCTGACCCTTCTGCTCCTGGTACTCTTGCTGGGGCAGCCCTACCCCCACTGGagcccccagccccctgcctgTGCCAGGACCCCCAGGAAGACTCCGTGGAAGACGAGGAGCCCCCAGGCTCTCTAGGCCTCCCACCGCCCCAGGCAGGAGCCCAGCCTGCCACCGCTGCTGTCTCAGGAACCACACAGCCTCTGGGGACTGGGCCGCAAATCAGCCTCTCGCCTCACTCCCCGATCCTCAGCCCCAAGGTGGCCTCCATGGATGCCAAAGACCTGGCCTTGCAGATCTCGCCGCCTTGCCAAGTGCCTCCTCCCTCTGGGCCCCAGAGCCCAGCTGGCCCTCAAGGGCTCTCGGCCCCCGAGCAGCAAGAGGATGAGGATAGCCTGGAGGAAG acTCACCTCGGGCCCTGGGCTCAGGCCAGCATTCGGATAGCCACGGGGAGTCGTCAGCCGAGCTGGACGAGCAGGACATCTTGGCTCCTCAGACTGCGCAGTGTCCAGCCCAG GCCCCAGCAGGCGGCAGTGAGGAGACCATCGCCAAAGCCAAGCAGAGTCGCAGTGAGAAGAAGGCCCGAAAG GCAATGTCAAAGCTGGGCTTGCGGCAGATTCAGGGAGTCACCAGGATCACCATCCAGAAGTCCAAGAACATCCTCTTTGTCATCGCCAAGCCTGATGTCTTCAAGAGCCCAGCCTCAGACACTTATGTGGTCTTTGGCGAGGCCAAG ATTGAGGACCTGTCCCAGCAAGTGCACAAAGCCGCAGCTGAGAAGTTTAAGGTGCCCTCAGAGCCCTCGGCCTTGGTCCCTGAGTCAGCACCCAGGCCCCgggtgaggctggagtgcaaggaagaggaagaggaggaggaggaagag gtgGACGAGGCGGGGCTGGAACTGCGTGACATTGAGCTGGTGATGGCGCAGGCCAATGTGTCCAGGGCCAAGGCCGTGCGGGCTCTGAGAGACAACCACAGTGACATCGTCAACGCCATCATG GAACTGACCATGTAG